Proteins co-encoded in one Cytophaga hutchinsonii ATCC 33406 genomic window:
- a CDS encoding acyl-CoA desaturase produces the protein MIILLFFVAHWYLSLFMQTFFLHRYAAHQMFTMSKGWEKFFYILTWLFQGSSYLSPYAYGVMHRLHHTYADTDKDPHSPKYSTGMFDMMWKTKNIYNDILHGRIELDPKYKKNVPYWGFIEKMGDNWFSRVAWGTAYTLFYVYFATHWWMFLLLPIHYLMGPVHGAIINWFAHKYGYVNFVVNDTAKNLLPVDFLMFGESYHNNHHKLGGRANFGVKWHEFDPAYPIILFFNAFHIIKLKRNNDLNYM, from the coding sequence ATGATTATCTTACTATTCTTTGTTGCGCATTGGTATCTATCTTTATTTATGCAGACATTCTTTCTGCACCGGTATGCCGCACATCAAATGTTTACCATGTCTAAAGGCTGGGAAAAATTCTTTTACATACTTACGTGGCTGTTTCAGGGTTCATCTTATCTGAGTCCCTATGCATATGGTGTGATGCACCGTCTGCATCACACCTATGCAGATACAGATAAAGATCCGCACTCTCCTAAATATTCTACCGGAATGTTTGATATGATGTGGAAGACTAAAAATATTTATAATGACATTTTACACGGACGCATAGAGCTTGATCCGAAGTATAAAAAAAATGTACCTTACTGGGGATTTATAGAAAAGATGGGAGACAATTGGTTTTCACGTGTTGCGTGGGGTACTGCCTATACCCTGTTCTATGTATATTTTGCAACACATTGGTGGATGTTTTTATTACTACCGATTCATTATCTGATGGGCCCTGTACACGGAGCTATTATTAATTGGTTTGCCCATAAATATGGTTATGTAAACTTTGTAGTTAATGATACGGCTAAAAACTTACTGCCTGTTGATTTTCTCATGTTTGGAGAAAGCTATCACAACAACCATCACAAACTTGGTGGCCGTGCTAATTTTGGTGTTAAGTGGCACGAATTTGATCCGGCCTACCCGATCATCTTATTTTTCAATGCCTTTCACATCATCAAATTAAAACGGAATAATGATTTGAATTACATGTAA
- the ccoS gene encoding cbb3-type cytochrome oxidase assembly protein CcoS: MSVLFILIGISLLVAICFLAACIWSIKDGQYDDEDTPAHRMLFDDVPKNKTTNNK; encoded by the coding sequence ATGAGTGTATTATTCATCTTAATAGGAATAAGTCTGCTGGTTGCTATCTGTTTTTTAGCAGCCTGTATATGGTCTATAAAAGATGGACAATACGACGATGAAGATACACCTGCTCATCGCATGCTTTTTGATGATGTTCCAAAAAATAAAACAACAAATAATAAATAG
- the ccoN gene encoding cytochrome-c oxidase, cbb3-type subunit I has protein sequence MNNNTLEKFSYDNIIVRNFIFATMIWGVIGMVVGLLAALQLVFPVLNFADITTFGRIRPLHTNAVIFAFVGNGIFSGVYYSLQRLCKARMFSDTLSRINFWGWQLIIVSAVATLPFGITTSKEYAELEWPIDIAITIIWVVFGWNMFGTILKRRQQHLYVAIWFYIGTFVTVAVLHLVNSFEIPVTFLKSYSWYAGVQDALVQWWYGHNAVAFFLTTPYLGLMYYFVPKAANRPVYSYRLSIIHFWALIFMYIWAGPHHLLYTALPDWAQTLGVVFSVMLIAPSWGGMLNGLLTLRSVWDKVRVEPVLKFFVVAITAYGMATFEGPMLSLKSVNAIAHYTDWIVAHVHVGALGWNGFLTFGMIYWLIPRMYKTELFSTRLANFHFWIGTLGILFYALPMYWAGFTQSAMWKEFTQDGVLAYPNFLETVLQLRTMYMLRALGGVFYLTGVIVMCYNIAKTVAAATVFEKNEEAEAPALPAVYHAHKGDHWHRWIERKPIQLMFFSLIVILIGGMVEMIPTFLVKSNIPTIRSVKPYTPLELEGRDIYIREGCNNCHSQMVRPFRSETVRYGEYSKAGEFVYDHPHLWGSKRTGPDLHRVGGKYPNSWHYNHMLDPTLTSPNSIMPAYASMLENILDISDTEKKIAAMRTLGVPYAEGYEKNVHAEMRIQADAIVKSLAADNIKVTRDKEIIAMIAYLQRLGTDIKVNDSTSIK, from the coding sequence ATGAACAACAACACGCTCGAAAAATTTTCCTATGACAATATAATTGTCAGGAATTTTATTTTTGCAACAATGATCTGGGGAGTGATCGGTATGGTGGTAGGTTTGTTAGCTGCCCTGCAACTGGTTTTTCCAGTATTGAATTTTGCAGATATTACTACGTTTGGCCGTATACGGCCATTGCATACAAATGCGGTTATTTTTGCCTTTGTAGGTAATGGTATTTTTTCCGGTGTATATTATTCCTTACAGCGTTTATGTAAAGCACGTATGTTCAGCGATACCTTAAGCAGGATAAACTTCTGGGGCTGGCAGCTGATCATTGTTTCAGCAGTGGCAACCTTACCTTTTGGCATCACAACAAGTAAAGAATATGCCGAGCTGGAATGGCCGATTGATATTGCAATTACGATCATCTGGGTTGTTTTTGGCTGGAACATGTTTGGTACCATTCTTAAAAGAAGACAGCAGCATTTATATGTAGCCATCTGGTTTTATATCGGTACGTTTGTAACCGTTGCCGTACTCCACCTTGTTAACTCGTTTGAAATTCCGGTAACATTTCTGAAAAGTTATTCCTGGTATGCAGGTGTACAAGATGCACTGGTGCAATGGTGGTATGGCCACAATGCTGTTGCATTCTTTTTAACAACGCCATACTTAGGGCTTATGTATTACTTTGTTCCTAAAGCGGCCAACAGACCCGTTTATTCCTATCGTCTTTCCATCATTCACTTCTGGGCATTGATATTTATGTATATCTGGGCCGGGCCGCACCACTTGCTTTATACGGCCTTGCCAGACTGGGCGCAGACGTTGGGTGTTGTATTCTCTGTTATGTTGATTGCTCCTTCCTGGGGAGGCATGCTCAATGGGTTACTAACTTTACGCAGTGTGTGGGATAAAGTACGCGTGGAACCGGTATTGAAATTTTTTGTTGTAGCCATTACAGCTTATGGCATGGCTACTTTTGAAGGACCTATGCTTTCTTTAAAAAGTGTAAATGCAATTGCACACTATACAGATTGGATCGTGGCACACGTACACGTAGGTGCACTTGGCTGGAATGGGTTCTTAACATTTGGTATGATTTACTGGCTGATCCCGCGTATGTATAAAACGGAATTATTCTCAACCAGACTTGCCAACTTCCATTTCTGGATCGGCACCCTTGGTATCCTCTTTTATGCATTGCCGATGTATTGGGCCGGCTTTACACAAAGTGCCATGTGGAAAGAATTTACACAGGATGGCGTATTAGCGTATCCGAATTTCCTTGAAACAGTATTGCAGCTTCGTACCATGTACATGCTTCGCGCATTGGGTGGTGTGTTTTACCTCACAGGTGTTATTGTGATGTGTTATAACATTGCTAAAACAGTAGCTGCAGCAACGGTATTTGAGAAAAACGAAGAAGCGGAAGCTCCTGCATTACCTGCTGTATATCACGCACACAAAGGTGATCACTGGCACCGATGGATCGAACGCAAACCAATACAATTGATGTTTTTCAGTTTGATTGTGATTCTGATTGGCGGGATGGTAGAAATGATTCCGACATTTCTGGTTAAATCAAATATTCCTACAATCAGGTCGGTTAAACCTTATACACCGCTTGAACTCGAAGGCCGTGATATTTACATCCGCGAAGGATGTAACAACTGCCACTCTCAAATGGTGCGTCCGTTCCGTTCTGAGACCGTTCGGTATGGCGAGTATTCCAAAGCAGGAGAGTTTGTGTACGACCACCCGCATTTGTGGGGTTCTAAACGTACCGGTCCGGATTTACATCGTGTTGGCGGCAAATATCCAAACTCCTGGCATTACAACCACATGCTCGATCCAACACTTACTTCACCGAATTCCATCATGCCGGCATATGCTTCGATGTTAGAAAATATACTGGATATTTCCGATACCGAAAAAAAGATAGCAGCCATGCGTACACTTGGCGTGCCATATGCGGAAGGATATGAAAAAAATGTTCATGCAGAAATGCGTATACAGGCCGACGCAATTGTGAAAAGCCTGGCTGCAGATAATATTAAAGTGACCAGGGATAAAGAAATTATTGCAATGATTGCTTACCTGCAGCGCCTTGGTACAGATATTAAAGTTAACGATTCAACTTCAATCAAATAA
- a CDS encoding cbb3-type cytochrome c oxidase N-terminal domain-containing protein, producing the protein MKTGILCMVSFLCTLQNSWASSIAPETPVVENTSSVILIFALCTLIVLLLGLLFFLYYLNTALRVMFAADNKEEKPLFDFTGAVPVDREHEILMDHNYDGIRELDNNLPTWWVYLFYATIIFAGGYFYYYQTSGYGDTQVQEYEKSLIAAQEEMKLYASKVDENSATVLTDATAIEEGKKLFLENCAACHGKLGEGGVGPNFADDYWLHGGDIKEIFKTVKYGVPEKGMISWQSQISPVQIQQVSSYILTLKGTNPPNPKAPQGELVQK; encoded by the coding sequence ATGAAAACAGGTATTTTATGTATGGTTTCTTTTTTATGCACACTGCAAAATTCATGGGCATCAAGTATTGCGCCTGAAACACCGGTTGTGGAAAATACATCTTCTGTGATCCTGATCTTTGCATTGTGCACGCTGATCGTTTTATTATTAGGGCTTCTGTTCTTTTTATATTATCTCAATACCGCATTACGTGTGATGTTTGCCGCAGATAATAAAGAAGAGAAACCGTTGTTTGATTTTACAGGTGCCGTACCGGTTGATCGCGAACATGAGATTCTGATGGATCACAATTACGATGGTATCCGTGAACTGGATAATAATCTGCCTACCTGGTGGGTATACCTGTTTTATGCAACGATTATTTTTGCAGGCGGATATTTCTATTATTATCAGACATCCGGGTATGGTGATACACAGGTGCAGGAATATGAAAAGTCTTTGATCGCTGCACAGGAAGAAATGAAATTGTATGCAAGCAAAGTAGATGAAAATTCTGCAACGGTACTTACGGACGCTACTGCGATTGAAGAAGGGAAAAAACTGTTCCTGGAAAATTGTGCAGCATGTCACGGTAAGCTTGGGGAAGGCGGTGTCGGGCCTAATTTTGCGGATGATTACTGGTTACATGGCGGTGATATAAAAGAGATTTTCAAAACGGTAAAATATGGTGTACCTGAAAAAGGAATGATCTCGTGGCAATCACAGATCAGTCCGGTACAGATTCAGCAGGTGTCGAGCTATATCCTGACATTGAAAGGTACAAATCCTCCGAATCCTAAAGCACCGCAGGGGGAACTGGTGCAGAAATAA
- the ccoG gene encoding cytochrome c oxidase accessory protein CcoG, producing the protein MEAEHKHIDQSFRDHISTVDAEGKRIWLYPKKPKGFFTSIRNYVSYVFLTLFIVTPFIRIEGDPLILLNVLERKFILFGIIFWPQDFHLFLLAMISFVVFIVLFTMIYGRVFCGWVCPQTIFMEMVFRKIEYWIEGDYRSQIALNNASLTLNKLLKKLAKHAMFLLFSFCISNLFLTYIIGTDEWQQIVSDNPLNHIGGFSSILIFTGVFYGVYARFREQICTTICPYGRLQGVLLDKNSINVAYDYIRGERRGHLKRGEDREIAGKGDCIDCHQCVHVCPTGIDIRNGVQMECINCTACIDECDSIMDKIGKPHGLIRYASEEGIRNQISFTWTRRVIAYTGILLVLVAAFVTLLATRPDVETTVLRTPGMLYQQQENERYSNLYNFKIVNKTRDTVPISFNIIGQAGEIKLIGQIPEIVPNAISEGAFFILLDQKDIHSIKTPFTIGVYKGTELIDEVSTSFVGPVL; encoded by the coding sequence GTGGAAGCAGAGCATAAACATATCGATCAGTCATTCAGAGATCACATCTCAACGGTAGATGCAGAAGGTAAACGGATTTGGTTATATCCTAAAAAGCCAAAAGGTTTCTTTACGTCTATCAGAAATTATGTGAGTTATGTATTTCTTACACTCTTTATTGTTACGCCGTTCATACGTATAGAAGGTGATCCGCTGATCCTGCTGAATGTGCTGGAACGTAAATTTATATTGTTCGGGATCATCTTCTGGCCGCAGGATTTTCATTTGTTTTTATTGGCAATGATTTCTTTTGTGGTATTCATTGTTCTCTTTACGATGATCTATGGTCGTGTATTCTGTGGATGGGTATGTCCGCAGACTATATTCATGGAAATGGTTTTTCGTAAAATTGAATATTGGATCGAAGGCGATTACAGAAGCCAGATTGCATTGAATAATGCTTCCTTAACATTGAATAAGTTATTGAAAAAACTTGCCAAGCATGCGATGTTTCTTTTATTTTCTTTCTGTATCTCAAACTTATTTTTAACCTATATCATTGGTACAGATGAATGGCAGCAGATCGTTTCAGATAATCCGCTGAATCATATCGGAGGTTTTTCTTCCATACTTATTTTTACCGGTGTTTTCTACGGTGTCTATGCACGTTTCAGAGAACAGATCTGTACGACGATCTGCCCGTATGGGAGGCTGCAGGGTGTATTGCTTGATAAGAATTCGATCAATGTTGCCTATGATTATATCCGGGGGGAACGCAGAGGACACCTGAAACGCGGAGAAGACCGGGAAATTGCGGGAAAAGGAGATTGTATTGATTGTCATCAATGCGTACATGTATGTCCAACAGGCATTGATATACGCAATGGTGTACAGATGGAATGTATCAACTGTACGGCTTGTATTGATGAATGTGACAGTATCATGGATAAGATTGGTAAGCCTCATGGTTTGATTCGGTATGCATCTGAAGAGGGTATACGGAATCAAATATCCTTTACATGGACAAGACGTGTGATAGCCTACACTGGTATATTATTGGTTTTAGTTGCGGCGTTCGTAACGCTGCTGGCTACGCGGCCGGATGTTGAAACAACTGTATTACGTACACCGGGCATGCTGTATCAGCAGCAGGAAAACGAACGGTATAGTAATCTTTATAATTTTAAAATTGTAAATAAGACAAGAGACACGGTACCGATCAGTTTTAACATTATTGGCCAAGCCGGTGAAATTAAATTAATCGGACAGATTCCGGAGATTGTTCCTAATGCCATTTCAGAAGGGGCTTTCTTCATTCTGCTGGATCAAAAAGATATTCACTCGATTAAAACCCCTTTTACTATTGGCGTGTATAAGGGAACAGAATTAATTGATGAAGTAAGTACGTCGTTTGTTGGACCAGTATTATAA
- a CDS encoding FixH family protein, which translates to MKLHWGNYIAIFFTCFVVFMFWLISKTFSINTELVSEDYYDKEIAYQQKIDKLSNVRRLNAAVQVIQTEDSIQFIFPEAYAHTAVTGIIKLYRPSDISKDKTFSITRINNRQTFSKKEFIKGNYVVHVDWKGNTIPFYTEETLYIK; encoded by the coding sequence ATGAAATTACATTGGGGAAATTACATCGCAATCTTTTTTACGTGTTTTGTTGTGTTCATGTTTTGGCTCATATCCAAAACATTCAGCATCAATACAGAATTGGTTAGTGAAGATTATTACGATAAAGAAATTGCCTATCAGCAGAAAATAGATAAACTTTCAAATGTGCGTCGATTAAACGCAGCCGTGCAGGTGATACAGACAGAAGATTCCATTCAATTTATTTTTCCTGAAGCATATGCACATACAGCTGTAACAGGAATAATTAAATTATACCGGCCGTCGGATATTTCAAAAGATAAGACCTTTTCAATTACACGTATAAATAACCGGCAAACGTTTTCGAAAAAAGAATTTATAAAAGGTAATTATGTTGTACATGTTGATTGGAAAGGAAATACAATTCCTTTTTATACAGAAGAAACGCTATATATAAAATAA
- a CDS encoding sulfite exporter TauE/SafE family protein yields the protein MIWAGLIMGILGSLHCIGMCGPIALALPIQTADKRMRLLAALFYNSGRAVTYSILGAIVGTLGAAFKIADLQQIVSIASGCMLVVLILAPFIFRKTASGKTWIAIPYVHALKQSISGHLKQHTFSSLFVIGLLNGLLPCGLVSLTLIGSIAMEDVFQSSLYMALFGLGTLPAMVALIFTKNYIPASLKHLFQKAVPVFVCALGIVLILRGMNLGIPYVSPAADKSGCAEVSCH from the coding sequence ATGATCTGGGCTGGATTAATAATGGGCATTTTGGGAAGTCTGCATTGCATTGGTATGTGCGGGCCGATCGCCCTTGCCTTACCCATTCAAACTGCTGATAAACGTATGCGTCTTCTGGCTGCATTATTTTATAATAGCGGACGAGCTGTAACCTACAGTATACTCGGAGCAATTGTTGGAACATTAGGTGCCGCATTTAAAATAGCTGATTTGCAGCAGATCGTATCAATTGCTTCAGGCTGCATGCTTGTAGTGTTGATCCTGGCTCCGTTTATATTCAGAAAAACTGCTTCCGGTAAAACATGGATCGCGATTCCGTATGTACACGCGTTAAAACAGTCGATCTCCGGGCATTTAAAACAGCATACATTTTCTTCTTTGTTTGTTATTGGTTTACTGAATGGTTTATTGCCCTGCGGGTTAGTATCGCTGACACTGATAGGATCTATAGCGATGGAGGATGTATTTCAAAGCAGCCTGTATATGGCTTTGTTTGGTCTCGGTACATTACCGGCTATGGTAGCATTGATTTTTACAAAGAATTATATTCCTGCATCATTAAAACACTTATTTCAAAAGGCTGTACCTGTTTTTGTATGTGCCTTAGGAATCGTATTGATTTTACGCGGAATGAATTTAGGAATTCCGTATGTAAGTCCGGCTGCAGATAAATCCGGCTGCGCTGAAGTATCTTGTCATTGA
- the hemN gene encoding oxygen-independent coproporphyrinogen III oxidase has product MEITHSEKSLIQKYNVSCPRYTSYPTVPYWDTANFKKQEWEHGVRTDFFHANTHGGISLYIHLPYCESLCTYCGCNTRITVNHAVEMPYIKSVLKEWKLYLNLFKEKPILTELHLGGGTPTFFHPDNLEFLIRSILCDCIIPEHTSYSFEGHPNNTTKEHLDILYRLGFSRVSFGIQDFDLHVQEIINRVQPLENVVRVTEEARAIGYTSINYDLVYGLPLQTLAGITDTISKSIALTPDRIAFYSYAHVPWLKPGQRKYTELDLPDDEVKRALYEAGKALLLHAGYIDIGMDHFALPGDALTRAADNGTLHRNFMGYTAQHTGFAIGLGVSAISDTWGAFAQNVKTVEAYQKLVDMDLIPIFKGHVLTKQDLKIRTHILAVMCTYKTTWCKGDLSDALINRFAPLEADGLIITTSNSLQVTDLGKAFLRNICIAFDERYWEGASSAVQFSKAV; this is encoded by the coding sequence ATGGAAATTACTCATTCTGAAAAGAGCTTAATTCAAAAATACAATGTTTCCTGTCCGCGGTATACAAGCTACCCGACAGTGCCGTATTGGGATACAGCCAATTTTAAAAAGCAGGAGTGGGAGCATGGTGTGCGTACAGATTTCTTTCATGCCAATACACATGGTGGAATCAGCTTATACATACATTTGCCTTATTGCGAAAGTCTGTGTACATATTGTGGGTGTAATACCCGTATTACAGTCAATCATGCGGTTGAGATGCCCTATATAAAATCTGTTCTGAAAGAATGGAAATTATATCTGAATTTATTTAAAGAAAAGCCCATCCTCACAGAATTGCATTTGGGCGGTGGTACACCCACATTCTTTCATCCGGATAATCTGGAGTTTTTGATCCGTTCCATATTATGCGATTGCATTATCCCTGAACATACATCGTATAGTTTTGAAGGGCACCCCAACAATACAACCAAAGAACATTTAGATATTCTTTACCGGTTAGGCTTCTCCAGAGTGAGTTTTGGTATACAGGATTTCGATTTACATGTACAGGAAATCATCAATCGGGTACAGCCTTTGGAAAATGTTGTACGTGTAACAGAAGAAGCCCGTGCCATTGGTTATACATCAATTAATTATGATCTCGTATATGGCTTGCCTTTACAAACCTTAGCAGGCATAACAGATACCATTTCAAAATCCATTGCATTGACACCAGATCGGATTGCTTTTTACAGCTATGCACACGTACCCTGGCTGAAACCAGGTCAGCGGAAATATACTGAACTCGATTTGCCGGATGATGAAGTAAAGCGGGCGTTATATGAAGCAGGCAAGGCGTTGCTGTTACATGCCGGATATATTGATATTGGTATGGATCATTTTGCATTGCCGGGAGATGCTCTTACCCGTGCAGCTGACAATGGAACGCTGCATAGAAATTTCATGGGCTATACCGCACAGCATACTGGTTTTGCTATTGGATTGGGTGTGTCAGCAATTAGTGATACCTGGGGAGCATTTGCTCAAAATGTTAAAACGGTTGAAGCGTATCAGAAGCTCGTGGATATGGATCTGATTCCGATATTCAAAGGACATGTATTAACCAAACAGGATCTGAAAATCCGCACACATATCTTAGCTGTAATGTGTACATATAAAACCACGTGGTGTAAAGGCGATCTTTCCGATGCATTGATAAATAGATTTGCGCCATTGGAAGCAGACGGTTTAATCATAACTACAAGCAATAGCTTACAGGTGACTGATCTCGGCAAGGCGTTTTTACGGAACATCTGTATAGCCTTTGATGAAAGGTATTGGGAGGGAGCTTCTTCGGCTGTTCAGTTTTCAAAAGCAGTTTAA
- a CDS encoding efflux RND transporter periplasmic adaptor subunit: MKKIRLYVITGIAIGILIAVKLIFFPSQKAGGNSSGKDKQSAVPVTVCIVGDDAFQDHIYASGTIVANEEAALKAEATGIITYLNLPEGQRVKAGTLLLKVNDADLRAQLDKINIRLRLAEESEVRQRKLLKLSGVSQQEYDIALADLKSLLADSTYHQALLAKTEIRAPFDGVIGIRNVSIGSYLTPAVTVAYIHQLDPVKIDFSLPEKYTSLFNAGDVVHFKTEGSAEVHTATISVKDPMVDAGSRSVRYRALSRNADGRLLPGAFTHVELFLKDKSGTLFVPTETIIPFLTGKKVFIVKNGLAEERIIETGLRTADNVQILSGLAAGDSVVVKGNFQLKKNTPVKVVQGKKK; this comes from the coding sequence ATGAAGAAGATCAGACTATACGTAATTACCGGTATTGCCATAGGTATATTAATTGCTGTAAAGCTTATTTTTTTTCCTTCTCAGAAAGCCGGAGGCAACAGTTCAGGCAAAGATAAACAGTCTGCTGTTCCTGTAACGGTTTGTATTGTTGGAGATGATGCATTTCAGGATCATATTTATGCAAGCGGTACCATTGTTGCAAATGAAGAGGCTGCATTAAAAGCAGAAGCAACAGGTATTATAACGTACCTGAATCTTCCGGAAGGTCAACGTGTAAAGGCCGGAACATTATTACTCAAAGTAAATGATGCAGATCTTCGTGCGCAGCTTGATAAAATTAATATAAGGTTACGTCTGGCAGAAGAATCAGAAGTACGGCAGAGAAAGTTGCTTAAACTGTCAGGCGTTAGCCAGCAGGAATATGATATTGCGCTGGCGGATCTGAAATCCTTACTGGCAGATAGTACATATCATCAGGCATTGCTTGCAAAGACAGAAATACGTGCACCATTTGACGGGGTAATCGGTATTCGCAATGTAAGTATCGGAAGCTACCTCACACCTGCTGTTACAGTTGCATATATTCACCAGCTTGATCCGGTTAAAATAGATTTTTCACTGCCTGAAAAATATACCAGTCTTTTTAATGCAGGTGATGTCGTTCATTTTAAAACGGAAGGTTCTGCTGAAGTTCATACTGCAACGATATCGGTGAAAGACCCGATGGTTGATGCAGGAAGCAGAAGTGTTCGTTATCGTGCGCTGAGCCGTAACGCAGATGGCCGGTTGTTACCCGGTGCATTTACTCATGTAGAACTTTTTCTGAAAGATAAATCAGGAACACTGTTTGTGCCTACAGAAACCATTATTCCATTTTTAACAGGTAAAAAAGTTTTTATCGTGAAAAATGGATTGGCAGAAGAACGTATTATAGAAACAGGCCTGCGTACCGCCGATAATGTACAGATTCTTTCAGGGCTTGCAGCAGGAGATTCCGTTGTTGTTAAAGGTAATTTTCAGCTGAAGAAAAATACGCCGGTTAAAGTTGTACAAGGGAAAAAGAAGTAA